A stretch of Gossypium hirsutum isolate 1008001.06 chromosome A06, Gossypium_hirsutum_v2.1, whole genome shotgun sequence DNA encodes these proteins:
- the LOC107962053 gene encoding uncharacterized protein At4g22160: protein MADPTAPPNPTLTKDDNCLKYTCDAGFFSNPHPSDTPNLDEEDSNSPPTFDSDDCDSDCDSTHFTDLSAGLRVFSDSILRMELAGMEMVKAMEASRCEAEKRRAESEAELTRMMFRTQSQIASFVAGDADTWKRKLGADDEPRDSSVRQGALLLSLLQCNLIF, encoded by the exons ATGGCGGACCCGACTGCTCCACCCAATCCGACCCTCACCAAAGACGATAATTGTCTAAAATACACCTGCGATGCTGGGTTTTTCTCTAACCCACACCCCTCCGACACTCCAAACCTCGACGAAGAAGATTCGAACAGTCCACCCACTTTTGATTCCGACGACTGCGACTCTGATTGTGATTCTACGCACTTCACTGATCTCTCCGCCGGTCTTCGTGTCTTCTCTGATTCGATTCTTAGGATGGAGCTGGCCGGGATGGAGATGGTCAAGGCAATGGAAGCCTCCAGATGTGAGGCGGAGAAACGGAGGGCGGAATCCGAGGCCGAATTGACTCGGATGATGTTCCGAACTCAGTCCCAGATCGCTTCGTTTGTCGCCGGAGATGCTGATACCTGGAAACGGAAGCTTGGAGCAGATGACGAACCAAGGGATTCCTCTGTTAG ACAAGGAGCTTTGCTGCTGAGCTTGTTGCAGTGCAACTTAATCTTCTGA